In one Bosea sp. RAC05 genomic region, the following are encoded:
- a CDS encoding AMP-binding protein → MRAGPDEAAALLDGLHFDTLLQALAAGRGYEPALRDPPGRQGWSDAIPSSQSFGQLHGSADRLARLLAVNRAQPGARVAILAPLGPEAIVSVLACLRAGLSPMLLPMHGNELELLRLIEAADAVMALGVSRVGPLRPLLMLRELAVRAFGTRFVGGFGADIPDGIAPLDRLMDSATLHPLPEFDQRAPLLVVDAMTLAGPLPVTERDVLARALEISRLLKPMDSSRIVTTLVGGDLAALASGPAMAMLTGVELLTLGLFSLGDLQACLAGGRNVHLVLPGTMEAALAHSRLASHPALASLVFVQRPAGQRSLPAVDRADIAIVDIDVTTAAEITVSRRS, encoded by the coding sequence ATGCGGGCCGGACCGGACGAAGCCGCTGCCCTCCTGGACGGCCTGCATTTCGACACCCTGCTCCAGGCCCTGGCGGCCGGCCGCGGCTACGAGCCGGCGCTGCGCGATCCGCCGGGTCGTCAGGGCTGGAGCGACGCGATCCCCAGCTCCCAGAGCTTCGGACAGCTCCATGGCAGCGCCGACAGGCTGGCGAGGCTGCTGGCGGTCAACCGCGCCCAGCCCGGTGCGCGCGTCGCGATCCTGGCGCCGCTCGGGCCGGAGGCGATCGTCTCCGTGCTCGCCTGCCTGCGCGCGGGTCTCTCGCCCATGCTGCTGCCGATGCATGGCAACGAGCTGGAACTGCTGCGGCTGATCGAGGCCGCCGATGCCGTCATGGCGCTCGGCGTCTCCCGGGTCGGCCCGCTGCGGCCGCTGCTGATGCTGCGCGAGCTCGCGGTGCGCGCCTTCGGGACGCGCTTCGTCGGCGGCTTCGGGGCCGACATCCCCGACGGCATCGCGCCGCTCGACCGGCTGATGGACAGCGCCACCCTGCACCCGCTGCCGGAGTTCGACCAGCGCGCGCCCCTTCTGGTGGTCGACGCCATGACGCTGGCCGGCCCCCTTCCCGTCACCGAGCGCGACGTGCTCGCCCGCGCGCTCGAGATCTCGCGCCTGCTCAAGCCGATGGACTCCTCGCGGATCGTGACGACGCTGGTTGGCGGCGATCTCGCAGCGCTGGCCAGCGGCCCGGCCATGGCGATGCTGACCGGCGTCGAATTGCTGACGCTCGGCCTGTTCAGCCTCGGCGACCTCCAAGCCTGCCTCGCCGGGGGGCGCAATGTCCATCTCGTGCTGCCGGGGACGATGGAAGCGGCGCTCGCCCATTCGCGCCTGGCGAGTCACCCGGCGCTGGCGAGCCTCGTCTTCGTGCAGCGCCCGGCCGGGCAGCGCAGCCTGCCGGCGGTCGACCGGGCCGACATCGCCATCGTCGACATCGACGTGACGACCGCCGCCGAGATCACGGTGAGCCGGCGGTCGTAA
- a CDS encoding FAD assembly factor SdhE, producing the protein MSGSTRTSADLDPRRRKILFRSWHRGMRENDLIMGGFADAHIGELSEAELDEFERLIEVLDRDLLSWITGEAEVPENYDTPVFRRLKAFHHHERPIHV; encoded by the coding sequence ATGAGTGGCTCGACCCGCACCAGCGCCGACCTCGATCCCCGCCGCCGCAAGATCCTCTTCCGCTCCTGGCATCGCGGCATGCGCGAGAACGACCTGATCATGGGCGGCTTTGCGGACGCCCATATCGGCGAGCTCTCCGAGGCCGAGCTGGACGAGTTCGAGCGGCTGATCGAGGTGCTCGACCGCGATCTTCTGAGCTGGATCACGGGCGAGGCCGAGGTGCCGGAGAACTACGACACCCCCGTGTTCCGCCGGCTGAAGGCCTTCCACCACCACGAACGGCCGATCCACGTCTGA
- the recG gene encoding ATP-dependent DNA helicase RecG — MRPSLLDPLFAPVTTLPGVGPKTAKALDKLMGDEMRGARVVDLLFHLPVGGVDRRPSPTIVDAPIGGIATFSARVTEHRPPPPGKGKAPYRILVEDETGDVTLVFFHADVRHLLQTLPIGAYRIVSGKLELWEGMRQMVHPDRLLDPAQAAALPAIEPVYGLTEGVGPRVMARIAAAAAEACPALPEWQDPAFLARSGFAPFLEAVQALHHPPDLKAVEGDTIARRRVAYDELLASQVALALVRRQQKKSAGRATAGDGRLRHAIASALPFTLTDGQRQALADIHADMEKPERMLRLLQGDVGSGKTVVALMAMAAAAEAGRQSVLMAPTEILARQHAERLAPLAQKAGLKLALLTGREKGPGRARVLEGLANGEIDIAVGTHALFQEGVGFRDLALAIVDEQHRFGVHQRLLLGSKGEAVDILVMTATPIPRTLSLTWFGDMDISILAEKPAGRQPIVTKAISSERHDEVVGAVGRAVDKGAQVYWVCPLVQESDTLDVAAAQERYDTLREVFGDKVGLLHGQMPGRDKDAAMAAFVAGETRILVSTTVIEVGVDVPNASVMVIEHAERFGLAQLHQLRGRIGRGSAASTCLLLYKGPLGPVAEARLTIMRETEDGFRIAEEDLRLRGEGEVLGTKQSGSPDWRIARPEIDGDLLAAARDDARLLIERDPQLESERGQAVRSLLYLFERDVAIRLLRAG, encoded by the coding sequence GTGCGCCCCTCCCTGCTCGATCCGCTGTTTGCCCCGGTGACGACGCTGCCAGGCGTCGGCCCCAAGACGGCCAAGGCGCTCGACAAGCTCATGGGCGACGAGATGCGGGGCGCCCGCGTCGTCGATCTCCTGTTCCACCTGCCGGTGGGCGGGGTCGACCGCCGCCCGAGCCCGACCATCGTCGATGCCCCGATCGGCGGCATCGCCACCTTCTCGGCGCGCGTCACCGAGCACCGCCCGCCACCTCCCGGCAAGGGCAAGGCGCCCTACCGCATCCTCGTCGAGGACGAGACCGGGGACGTCACGCTGGTCTTCTTCCATGCCGATGTCCGCCATCTGCTGCAGACCCTGCCGATCGGCGCCTATCGCATCGTCTCCGGCAAGCTCGAGCTCTGGGAGGGCATGCGCCAGATGGTGCATCCCGACCGGCTGCTCGACCCTGCCCAAGCGGCGGCCCTGCCGGCGATCGAGCCGGTCTACGGCCTGACCGAAGGCGTCGGCCCGCGCGTGATGGCCCGCATCGCGGCCGCGGCCGCCGAGGCATGCCCGGCTCTGCCGGAGTGGCAGGACCCCGCCTTCCTCGCCCGCAGCGGCTTTGCGCCGTTCCTCGAAGCCGTTCAGGCGCTTCATCATCCTCCCGATCTCAAGGCCGTCGAGGGTGACACGATCGCCCGCCGCCGCGTCGCCTATGACGAATTGCTGGCGAGCCAGGTCGCGCTGGCGCTGGTGCGCCGCCAGCAGAAGAAGAGCGCCGGGCGCGCCACGGCGGGCGACGGCCGCCTGCGCCATGCCATCGCCAGCGCCCTGCCCTTCACGCTCACCGACGGCCAGCGCCAGGCGCTCGCCGACATCCATGCCGACATGGAAAAGCCCGAGCGCATGCTGCGGCTCCTCCAGGGCGATGTCGGCTCCGGCAAGACCGTGGTCGCGCTGATGGCGATGGCGGCCGCCGCCGAAGCGGGCCGCCAATCCGTGCTGATGGCGCCGACCGAAATCCTGGCGCGCCAGCATGCCGAGAGATTGGCCCCGCTCGCCCAGAAGGCCGGGCTGAAGCTCGCTCTGCTCACGGGCCGCGAGAAGGGACCGGGCCGGGCGCGCGTGCTCGAAGGGCTCGCGAACGGCGAGATCGACATTGCCGTCGGCACCCACGCGCTCTTCCAGGAAGGCGTCGGCTTCCGCGACCTCGCGCTCGCCATCGTCGACGAGCAGCACCGCTTCGGCGTCCATCAGCGCCTGCTGCTCGGCTCCAAGGGCGAGGCGGTCGACATCCTCGTCATGACCGCGACGCCGATCCCGCGCACGCTGTCGCTGACCTGGTTCGGCGACATGGACATCTCGATCCTCGCCGAGAAACCCGCCGGCCGGCAGCCGATCGTCACCAAGGCGATCTCCTCCGAGCGCCATGACGAGGTCGTCGGCGCCGTCGGCCGCGCGGTCGACAAGGGCGCGCAGGTCTACTGGGTCTGCCCGCTGGTGCAGGAATCCGACACGCTCGACGTCGCCGCGGCGCAGGAACGCTACGACACCCTGCGCGAGGTCTTCGGCGACAAGGTCGGTCTCCTCCATGGCCAGATGCCCGGCCGCGACAAGGATGCCGCGATGGCCGCCTTCGTCGCCGGCGAGACCCGCATCCTGGTCTCGACCACGGTGATCGAGGTCGGCGTCGACGTGCCCAATGCCAGCGTCATGGTGATCGAGCATGCCGAGCGCTTCGGGCTGGCCCAGCTCCACCAGCTGCGCGGCCGCATCGGCCGTGGCTCGGCCGCCTCGACCTGCCTTTTGCTCTACAAGGGCCCGCTCGGCCCCGTCGCCGAGGCGCGGCTGACGATCATGCGCGAGACCGAGGACGGTTTCCGCATCGCCGAGGAAGACCTGCGCCTGCGCGGCGAGGGCGAGGTGCTCGGCACCAAGCAGTCCGGCTCGCCCGACTGGCGCATCGCCCGCCCCGAGATCGACGGCGACCTGCTGGCGGCGGCGCGCGACGATGCGCGCCTCCTGATCGAGCGCGACCCGCAGCTCGAGAGCGAGCGCGGCCAGGCGGTGCGCAGCCTGCTCTATCTGTTCGAGCGCGATGTCGCGATCAGGCTGCTGCGGGCGGGTTAG
- the mfd gene encoding transcription-repair coupling factor, whose amino-acid sequence MSIPPPAQIAKLQSDRILDALHRGDKPTLASVPDGFDAVVLADLTRARAKKAEGPAMLVFVARDGQRLQVLETALQFVAPDLEVMSFPAWDCQPYDRVSPAPSIVAHRMTTLSRLAKTKSGDKPRLLLTTVNAALQRVPAFSKVASESFSAAPGNMVDTEQLARWLDMNGYLRTSTVRETGEFAVRGGIVDLFPPGMPAPIRLDFFGDTLESIRTFDPETQRTTGQMRGLDLVPMSEAQMTSDSIRRFRQSYITTFGTPGRDDTLYEAVSEGRRPAGLEHWLPLLAERLDTLFTYLPDVPLILDHQVEDAVGERISLIKDYYDARKAAMDQPSAGGVPYKPLKPDALYLSPADWRGIVDQSGVATLTPFQLPDSDGKLIVDLGARQGRSFAAERADNAGSVFDAAVAHVKALEKDGRRVILSAWSEGSRERLAHVLADHGLKTVQMTGSLRAAFDLKPGTTALAVWGFETGFEAGKLAVIGEQDILGDRLVRPRKKTRRPQDFIAELSSLSPGDLVVHVDHGIGRFVGLRSITAVGAPHDCLEIHYAADSKLFLPVENIELLSRYGSEDTEVALDRLGGGGWQARKAKLKQRIREMAGKLIAIAAARALKEAPRLIPQEGIYDEFCARFPYEETEDQQNTIDAVLDDMAAGRPMDRLVCGDVGFGKTEVALRAAFACALAGKQVAVVVPTTLLARQHYRNFAERFKGLPVNVGQASRFVSAQDLKAVKAGIKDGTMDIVVGTHALLAKGIEFKDLGLVIVDEEQHFGVNHKERLKEFRAEVHMLTLTATPIPRTLQLAMTGVRELSIIATPPVDRLAVRTFVTPFDPLIVREALLRERYRGGRSFYVVPRIEDIAEVKDFLDKQVPEAKVGIAHGQMAAGQLEDVMTAFYEGQYDVLLSTTIVESGLDIPTANTLIIHRADMFGLAQLYQLRGRVGRSKVRAYALFTVPATRRLTDQAEKRLKVLQSLDTLGAGFQLASHDLDIRGAGNLLGDEQSGHIKEVGYELYQQMLEEAVAALKSGVEFESEAQWSPTIQIGAPVMIPEHYVTDLTLRLTLYKRLSTLDDDGDLQSFGAELVDRFGPLPEEVQQLLEIVAIKALCKRANVEKVEAGPKGIIVAFRDNEFANPEGLVSYVAKIGTLAKVRPDMRVVFIDDFETAEARLKGTRRLLTDLARIAERKKAA is encoded by the coding sequence ATGAGCATTCCGCCTCCCGCCCAGATCGCCAAGCTGCAGAGCGACCGCATCCTCGATGCGCTCCATCGTGGCGACAAGCCGACGCTGGCCAGCGTGCCGGACGGGTTCGACGCCGTCGTTCTCGCGGATCTGACGCGGGCCCGCGCGAAGAAGGCGGAGGGGCCGGCGATGCTGGTCTTCGTCGCCCGCGACGGCCAGCGCCTGCAGGTGCTGGAGACCGCGCTGCAGTTCGTCGCGCCCGATCTCGAGGTGATGTCCTTCCCGGCCTGGGACTGCCAGCCCTATGACCGCGTGTCGCCGGCGCCCTCGATCGTCGCGCACCGGATGACGACGCTGTCGCGGCTCGCCAAGACCAAGTCCGGCGACAAGCCGCGCCTGCTGCTGACGACCGTCAATGCGGCGCTGCAGCGGGTGCCGGCCTTCTCGAAGGTGGCCTCCGAGAGCTTTTCGGCGGCGCCGGGCAACATGGTCGATACCGAGCAGCTCGCGCGCTGGCTCGACATGAACGGGTACTTGCGCACCTCGACCGTGCGCGAGACCGGCGAATTCGCGGTGCGCGGCGGCATCGTCGATCTCTTCCCGCCGGGCATGCCGGCGCCGATCCGGCTCGATTTCTTCGGCGATACGCTAGAATCGATCCGCACCTTCGATCCGGAGACGCAGCGCACCACCGGGCAGATGCGCGGGCTCGACCTCGTGCCGATGTCCGAAGCGCAGATGACCAGCGACAGCATCCGGCGCTTCCGCCAGAGCTACATCACCACCTTCGGCACGCCGGGCCGCGACGACACCCTCTATGAAGCCGTCAGCGAGGGCCGCCGTCCGGCCGGGCTGGAGCATTGGCTGCCGCTGCTGGCCGAGCGGCTCGACACGCTGTTCACCTATCTGCCCGACGTGCCGCTGATCCTCGACCACCAGGTCGAGGACGCGGTCGGCGAGCGCATCAGCCTGATCAAGGACTATTACGACGCCCGCAAGGCGGCGATGGACCAGCCGAGTGCCGGCGGCGTGCCCTACAAGCCGCTGAAGCCCGATGCGCTCTATCTCTCGCCGGCCGACTGGCGCGGCATCGTCGACCAGTCGGGCGTGGCCACGCTGACGCCGTTCCAGCTGCCCGACAGCGACGGCAAGCTGATCGTCGATCTCGGCGCGCGCCAGGGTCGCAGCTTCGCCGCCGAGCGCGCCGACAATGCCGGCAGCGTGTTCGATGCCGCGGTCGCGCATGTGAAGGCGCTCGAGAAGGATGGCCGGCGCGTCATCCTCTCGGCCTGGTCGGAGGGCTCGCGCGAGCGCCTCGCCCATGTGCTGGCCGATCACGGGCTCAAGACCGTGCAGATGACCGGCAGCTTGCGCGCCGCCTTCGACCTGAAGCCGGGTACCACGGCGCTCGCGGTCTGGGGCTTCGAGACCGGCTTCGAGGCCGGCAAGCTCGCCGTCATCGGCGAGCAGGACATCCTCGGCGACCGGCTGGTGCGCCCGCGCAAGAAGACGCGCCGGCCGCAGGATTTCATCGCCGAGCTGTCCTCGCTGTCGCCGGGCGACCTCGTCGTCCATGTCGATCACGGCATCGGCCGCTTCGTCGGGCTGCGCTCGATCACCGCGGTCGGCGCGCCGCATGACTGCCTCGAGATCCATTACGCGGCCGATTCCAAGCTGTTCCTGCCGGTCGAGAACATCGAGCTGCTCTCGCGCTACGGCTCGGAGGACACCGAGGTCGCGCTCGACCGGCTCGGCGGCGGCGGCTGGCAGGCCCGCAAGGCCAAGCTGAAGCAGCGCATCCGCGAGATGGCGGGCAAGCTCATCGCCATCGCCGCGGCGCGCGCGCTCAAGGAGGCGCCGCGCCTGATCCCGCAGGAGGGGATCTACGACGAATTCTGTGCCCGCTTCCCTTATGAGGAAACCGAGGACCAGCAGAACACGATCGACGCCGTGCTCGACGACATGGCTGCGGGCCGCCCGATGGACCGGCTCGTCTGCGGCGATGTCGGCTTCGGCAAGACCGAGGTGGCGCTGCGCGCCGCCTTCGCCTGCGCGCTCGCGGGCAAGCAGGTCGCGGTGGTCGTGCCGACGACGCTGCTGGCGCGGCAGCACTACCGCAACTTCGCCGAGCGCTTCAAAGGGCTGCCGGTGAATGTCGGCCAGGCCTCGCGCTTCGTCTCGGCGCAGGACCTCAAGGCGGTAAAGGCCGGCATCAAGGACGGCACGATGGACATCGTCGTCGGCACCCATGCGCTGCTGGCCAAGGGCATCGAGTTCAAGGATCTCGGCCTCGTCATCGTCGACGAGGAGCAGCATTTCGGCGTCAACCACAAGGAGCGGCTGAAGGAGTTCCGCGCCGAGGTCCATATGCTGACGCTGACCGCGACGCCGATCCCGCGCACGCTCCAACTCGCCATGACCGGGGTGCGCGAACTCTCGATCATCGCGACGCCGCCGGTCGACCGTCTCGCGGTGCGCACCTTCGTGACGCCGTTCGATCCGCTGATCGTGCGCGAGGCGCTGCTGCGCGAGCGCTATCGCGGCGGGCGCTCCTTCTACGTGGTCCCGCGCATCGAGGACATCGCCGAGGTCAAGGATTTCCTCGACAAGCAGGTGCCGGAGGCCAAGGTCGGCATCGCGCATGGCCAGATGGCGGCGGGCCAGCTCGAGGACGTGATGACGGCGTTCTACGAGGGCCAGTACGACGTGCTGCTTTCGACCACGATCGTCGAATCCGGGCTCGACATCCCGACCGCCAACACGCTGATCATCCACCGCGCCGATATGTTTGGCCTGGCCCAGCTCTACCAGCTGCGCGGCCGCGTCGGCCGCTCCAAGGTGCGCGCCTATGCGCTGTTCACGGTGCCGGCGACGCGCAGGCTGACCGACCAGGCCGAGAAGCGGCTCAAGGTGCTGCAGTCGCTCGATACGCTCGGCGCCGGCTTCCAGCTCGCCAGCCACGATCTCGACATCCGCGGCGCCGGCAACCTGCTCGGCGACGAGCAGTCCGGCCATATCAAGGAGGTCGGCTACGAGCTCTACCAGCAGATGCTGGAAGAGGCGGTGGCGGCGCTGAAATCGGGCGTCGAGTTCGAGAGCGAGGCGCAGTGGTCGCCGACGATCCAGATCGGCGCGCCGGTGATGATCCCAGAGCATTACGTCACCGACCTGACGCTGCGGCTGACCCTCTACAAGCGGCTCTCGACGCTGGACGACGACGGCGACCTGCAGTCCTTCGGCGCCGAGCTCGTCGACCGGTTCGGGCCGCTGCCGGAAGAGGTCCAGCAGCTGCTCGAGATCGTCGCGATCAAGGCTTTGTGCAAGCGCGCCAACGTCGAGAAGGTCGAGGCCGGCCCCAAGGGCATCATCGTCGCCTTCCGCGACAACGAGTTCGCCAACCCGGAAGGGCTCGTCTCCTATGTCGCGAAAATCGGCACGCTGGCGAAGGTGCGCCCCGACATGCGCGTCGTCTTCATCGACGATTTCGAGACGGCGGAAGCGCGGCTGAAGGGCACGCGGCGCCTGCTGACCGATCTGGCGCGGATTGCGGAGCGCAAGAAGGCGGCCTGA